Proteins encoded within one genomic window of Ovis aries strain OAR_USU_Benz2616 breed Rambouillet chromosome 1, ARS-UI_Ramb_v3.0, whole genome shotgun sequence:
- the TNFAIP8L2 gene encoding tumor necrosis factor alpha-induced protein 8-like protein 2, translated as MESFSSKSLVLQAEKKLLSKMAGRSVAHLFADETSSEVLDELYRVSKEYTRSRPQAQRVIKDLIKVAVKVAVLHRSGCFNPSELALATRFRQKLRQGAMTALSFGEVDFTFEAAVLASLLTECRDVLLELVERHLTPKSHGRIRHVFDHFSDAGLLTALYGPDYTQHLGKICGGLRKLLDEGKL; from the coding sequence ATGGAGTCCTTCAGTTCCAAGAGTCTGGTGCTACAGGCAGAGAAGAAGCTACTGAGTAAGATGGCAGGGCGGTCTGTGGCTCATCTCTTCGCGGATGAGACGAGCAGCGAGGTGCTAGATGAGCTCTACCGTGTGTCCAAAGAATACACACGCAGCAGGCCCCAGGCCCAGCGGGTTATCAAGGACCTGATCAAGGTGGCGGTCAAGGTGGCTGTGCTGCACCGCAGTGGCTGCTTCAACCCCAGCGAGCTGGCCCTGGCAACCCGCTTTCGCCAGAAGCTGCGGCAGGGCGCCATGACAGCACTCAGCTTCGGGGAGGTGGACTTCACCTTCGAGGCCGCCGTGCTGGCCAGCCTGCTGACCGAGTGCCGGGACGTGTTGCTGGAGCTGGTGGAGCGCCACCTCACGCCCAAGTCCCACGGCCGCATCCGCCACGTGTTCGATCACTTCTCTGACGCCGGCCTGCTCACGGCCCTCTACGGGCCTGATTACACCCAGCACCTGGGCAAGATCTGCGGCGGGCTCAGGAAGCTGCTGGACGAGGGCAAGCTCTGA